The proteins below come from a single Vicinamibacterales bacterium genomic window:
- the dnaN gene encoding DNA polymerase III subunit beta: MDLVVRKKEFFHELQLFQGIVERKNTIPVLANVLLEAEGDKARMVATDLEVALDVRFSAKVKKGGTLTLPAKKLFEIVQALPDTNITIREEGQGAVNVSADNFESRIRTLPRQDFPTLPKADNKETLKLPGQTLRNLITRTKFAITSEDTRYFLNGALFYFTADELTLVATDGHRLALITGKQKSGGKTKKGKGEAPRVILPKKTLTELAKLLTDDVKEIGYQQSENHLFFEVGDRVLISRMIDGQFPAYERVIPKGNDKVVEFDNDRLAAAIKRVAVLSNDRSQAVKIQINKNKVEITSNTPDVGEASEELDVQYTGDSVQICLNAKYILDFLREVETDSIRFEFKDETTQAVMQPVGLEGYNYTYVIMPMRI; the protein is encoded by the coding sequence ATGGATTTAGTTGTTCGCAAAAAAGAATTCTTTCACGAACTCCAGCTTTTTCAAGGAATTGTGGAGAGGAAGAACACTATTCCCGTTTTGGCAAATGTTTTACTCGAAGCCGAGGGTGATAAGGCCAGAATGGTGGCAACCGACTTGGAAGTTGCGCTGGACGTGCGCTTCTCAGCTAAAGTAAAAAAAGGCGGAACACTTACCCTACCAGCAAAAAAATTATTTGAAATTGTTCAGGCATTACCTGACACAAACATCACAATTCGCGAGGAAGGGCAAGGCGCAGTTAACGTCTCGGCCGACAATTTTGAATCCAGAATAAGAACGTTGCCGCGCCAGGACTTCCCAACACTACCCAAAGCGGATAACAAGGAAACCTTAAAACTCCCAGGGCAAACACTTCGGAACTTAATCACAAGGACCAAGTTTGCGATCACCAGTGAGGATACGCGGTATTTCCTTAATGGCGCACTGTTCTATTTCACTGCGGACGAACTGACCCTGGTTGCAACCGATGGTCACCGCTTAGCTCTTATCACTGGCAAGCAGAAAAGTGGCGGTAAAACAAAGAAGGGTAAAGGCGAGGCCCCGAGGGTAATTTTGCCAAAGAAAACCCTAACCGAACTGGCCAAATTGTTAACCGACGATGTTAAAGAAATTGGCTATCAACAAAGCGAAAACCACCTCTTTTTTGAAGTTGGGGACCGAGTGTTGATTTCTAGGATGATTGATGGGCAATTTCCAGCTTACGAGCGAGTGATTCCAAAAGGCAACGACAAAGTGGTGGAGTTTGACAACGATCGCTTGGCGGCCGCCATTAAACGGGTTGCGGTTTTATCGAACGACCGCTCGCAAGCTGTAAAAATTCAAATAAACAAGAATAAGGTTGAGATTACCTCCAACACCCCAGATGTTGGGGAAGCAAGCGAGGAGCTGGACGTTCAATACACAGGTGACAGCGTACAAATTTGTTTAAACGCTAAATACATACTCGATTTCTTAAGAGAGGTTGAGACTGACAGTATTCGTTTTGAATTTAAAGACGAGACAACCCAGGCGGTAATGCAACCAGTTGGGTTAGAGGGCTACAACTACACCTATGTGATTATGCCAATGCGCATATAG
- the gyrB gene encoding DNA topoisomerase (ATP-hydrolyzing) subunit B has product MVEQKNTPPKQSSLEAVTPIAKEPIHPNSAAKPFDNGGLVDSYDAKKIKVLEGLKAVRKRPAMYVGSTGAVGLHHLVYEVVDNSIDEALAGYCREINVTVHLDNSVTVADDGRGIPVDKHASGKSAAEVVMTVLHAGGKFDNSSYKVSGGLHGVGISVVNALSATLDLEIWRDGNVYHQTYERGVAVSKLEATGTTKRRGTKVTFQPDFEIFESVEFSFDTLSQRLRELAFLNAGVTITLDDVRSSKNHKFLYDGGIVSFVTFLNKNKAAVNERPIFMKGDRGGTDVEIALQWNDSYTETVYSFANNINTHEGGTHLSGLKSALTRTVNSYATRHSLTKNLSESISGDDIREGLTAVISVKIPQPQFEGQTKTKLGNTEVKGIVETVLNERLGSYLEEHPGIAKRVLNKAVEAARAREAARKARDLVRRKGALDNSSLPGKLADCQERDPAESELYIVEGESAGGSAKQGRDRRFQAILPIKGKILNVEKARLDKILASDEIKTMVAALGCNIGDDFNLEKLRYHRIIIMTDADVDGSHIRTLLLTFFYRKMGELIDHGYVHIAQPPLYRVKRGKSEHYIKDERELESWLIARAAESRVVRASTRPAPIAGVELETLLQKLIVFQKYVQLVERRGPERAVIKAFLDRDARDREFFTNEKALAVLANELTTSTRKVTVRPDIEHNAFAVAIEDHSSGYPKKHLVDAGFVTTGEYRTLLASYAEVRGLEGPITISSTNGHRENGVAEATTGTADETQIGGAPLDEATRLATESREASHKDGTVQIDSIDDLVDHFIAAGRKGVAINRYKGLGEMNAEQLWTTTMKPGTRTLLQVRAEDAEAADEMFKTLMGEKVEPRSEFIKKNALDVKNLDV; this is encoded by the coding sequence ATGGTGGAACAAAAAAACACCCCGCCCAAACAGTCTTCACTAGAAGCTGTTACCCCAATCGCTAAAGAACCGATCCATCCAAATAGCGCTGCTAAGCCTTTTGATAATGGAGGTCTGGTTGATTCCTATGATGCCAAGAAAATTAAGGTTTTAGAGGGCCTTAAGGCCGTCAGGAAACGGCCGGCGATGTATGTTGGTTCCACGGGTGCCGTAGGTCTCCACCATCTTGTTTATGAGGTTGTCGACAATTCCATTGATGAGGCATTAGCTGGGTATTGCCGCGAGATTAATGTCACGGTCCACCTGGACAACTCGGTCACGGTAGCCGACGACGGTCGGGGCATTCCTGTTGATAAGCATGCGAGTGGAAAATCGGCCGCCGAGGTGGTTATGACAGTCCTGCATGCTGGCGGCAAGTTTGATAATTCAAGTTATAAGGTGTCTGGTGGCCTGCACGGCGTGGGCATTTCGGTTGTTAACGCGCTGTCTGCCACGCTGGATCTTGAAATCTGGCGCGACGGCAACGTCTACCACCAAACCTATGAGCGTGGTGTTGCCGTCAGTAAGCTTGAGGCGACTGGAACAACCAAGCGCCGTGGGACCAAGGTTACATTCCAACCAGACTTTGAGATTTTTGAGAGTGTCGAGTTTAGTTTCGACACCCTGTCCCAACGTCTTCGAGAACTCGCGTTTCTGAATGCCGGCGTCACAATCACGCTCGATGATGTCCGCTCGAGCAAGAATCATAAATTTCTCTATGATGGCGGCATTGTGTCATTTGTAACATTTCTCAATAAGAACAAAGCAGCGGTTAATGAGCGACCTATCTTTATGAAAGGCGACCGGGGCGGCACAGATGTCGAGATTGCGCTTCAATGGAATGATAGCTATACGGAGACGGTGTACTCCTTTGCTAACAACATCAACACGCACGAGGGCGGCACACATTTATCAGGCCTTAAGTCGGCGCTTACACGCACCGTTAATAGCTACGCGACGCGACATAGCCTGACGAAGAATTTATCCGAGAGCATTAGTGGCGACGACATCCGGGAGGGACTCACCGCAGTTATTAGCGTTAAGATTCCGCAGCCTCAATTCGAAGGGCAGACAAAAACTAAGCTCGGCAACACCGAGGTCAAGGGGATTGTTGAAACTGTCCTGAATGAGCGGCTTGGTTCTTATCTTGAAGAACACCCTGGTATAGCGAAGCGGGTGCTGAACAAGGCGGTCGAAGCGGCAAGAGCTCGTGAAGCGGCTCGGAAGGCACGGGACCTTGTTCGACGGAAGGGCGCACTCGACAACAGTTCACTACCGGGAAAGCTGGCGGACTGCCAGGAGCGTGATCCGGCCGAGAGTGAGCTCTACATTGTTGAGGGGGAGTCCGCGGGAGGGTCGGCCAAGCAGGGCCGCGACCGTCGGTTCCAGGCGATCCTGCCGATTAAAGGGAAAATCCTCAATGTAGAAAAGGCCCGCCTCGACAAGATTCTTGCCAGTGATGAAATCAAGACGATGGTTGCGGCCCTTGGCTGCAACATTGGAGATGATTTCAATTTGGAAAAACTGCGATATCACCGAATTATCATCATGACCGACGCTGATGTCGACGGCTCGCATATCCGCACTCTGTTGCTGACGTTTTTCTACCGCAAAATGGGTGAATTGATTGACCACGGGTATGTTCATATTGCACAGCCACCGCTCTATCGGGTGAAGCGTGGCAAGAGTGAGCATTACATCAAAGACGAGCGTGAATTGGAGAGTTGGTTAATTGCTCGTGCCGCCGAATCGCGGGTCGTGCGAGCGTCGACCCGTCCGGCGCCAATCGCCGGGGTAGAACTAGAAACACTTCTTCAGAAGCTCATTGTCTTCCAGAAATATGTTCAACTCGTCGAACGGCGAGGGCCAGAGCGCGCTGTCATTAAGGCTTTCTTGGATCGCGACGCACGTGACCGGGAGTTCTTCACTAACGAAAAGGCCCTCGCTGTGCTGGCGAATGAACTAACAACTTCGACGCGGAAGGTCACGGTCCGCCCCGACATAGAGCACAATGCTTTCGCTGTTGCGATCGAGGATCACTCCAGCGGCTACCCGAAGAAACATTTGGTGGATGCTGGGTTCGTCACGACCGGCGAGTACAGAACACTGCTAGCAAGCTATGCTGAGGTTCGAGGCCTTGAAGGACCAATAACTATTTCGAGTACAAACGGCCACCGCGAGAATGGAGTGGCCGAGGCTACCACCGGCACTGCTGACGAAACACAGATCGGTGGCGCCCCTCTCGACGAAGCAACTCGCCTCGCCACAGAGTCGCGCGAAGCCAGTCACAAGGACGGCACGGTACAGATAGACTCGATCGACGACTTAGTCGACCATTTCATTGCAGCCGGGCGAAAAGGGGTTGCTATCAATCGCTACAAGGGGCTGGGTGAGATGAATGCGGAGCAGCTCTGGACAACGACGATGAAGCCCGGGACCCGTACATTGCTGCAGGTGCGGGCGGAGGACGCCGAAGCCGCCGACGAGATGTTCAAGACACTAATGGGCGAAAAAGTAGAGCCCCGCAGCGAATTTATCAAGAAGAACGCGTTGGATGTAAAAAACCTCGACGTGTGA
- the dnaA gene encoding chromosomal replication initiator protein DnaA — protein sequence MSDSVWDQALGRIETKINQHSFYTWFKPTTFIDDSGEVIQVKVRNKLVKDWLTKHYKGVISEALDEVNRSSTTISFVTDEGKGQASRPPQDVPPQPTTDMKTSPSATGLNPRYSFDAFIVGPSNQFAHAACRAVAEAPSRSYNPLYIYGGVGLGKTHLMHAIGHFVLEHNPRLKLTYISSERFMNEMINAVRFDSILEFRERYRSVDVLLVDDVQFMAGKEGTQTEFFHTFNSLYDLQKQIVISSDYPPHQIPSLEERLRSRFEWGLIVDIQAPDLETKVAILKKKADAESVPLPDNVAIYIAGKIKSNVRELEGSLVRLIAYASLTGHEISVPLAQDVLRNVLAHGDRAVTIEIIQKAVADYYKLRLAELKSRNSSKSISGPRQIAMYLCKSLTSASLPEIGRSFGGKHHSTVIHSIKKVEAQRKHDGDFNMVINNLIESLK from the coding sequence ATGAGTGACAGTGTTTGGGACCAGGCATTGGGACGGATAGAAACCAAGATAAACCAACACAGTTTCTACACTTGGTTTAAACCGACTACTTTCATAGACGACTCTGGAGAGGTAATTCAAGTAAAGGTTAGAAACAAGCTGGTCAAAGACTGGCTAACAAAACATTACAAAGGTGTCATTTCTGAAGCGCTAGACGAGGTCAATCGTTCCTCCACTACAATCTCGTTTGTGACCGATGAGGGAAAGGGTCAGGCCAGCAGGCCTCCTCAGGACGTGCCACCTCAGCCAACCACCGACATGAAAACTAGTCCTTCAGCGACTGGCTTAAACCCCCGCTATTCTTTCGATGCTTTTATTGTTGGTCCATCAAATCAATTTGCCCACGCTGCATGTCGGGCCGTCGCTGAAGCACCGTCCCGCTCATATAACCCCCTCTATATATACGGTGGTGTGGGGCTTGGTAAAACGCACCTAATGCATGCGATTGGCCATTTTGTACTTGAACACAACCCGCGACTGAAGCTCACTTACATCTCATCAGAACGGTTTATGAATGAAATGATCAATGCCGTGCGCTTTGATAGCATCCTTGAGTTCCGAGAACGTTATCGCAGCGTTGATGTTCTTCTTGTTGATGATGTCCAGTTTATGGCTGGCAAGGAGGGGACGCAAACCGAGTTTTTTCATACATTTAACTCCCTTTATGACCTCCAAAAGCAAATTGTTATAAGTAGTGACTACCCCCCTCACCAAATCCCCTCACTAGAAGAACGATTAAGGTCACGCTTCGAGTGGGGGCTTATTGTTGATATCCAAGCGCCAGACCTGGAAACCAAGGTTGCTATTCTTAAAAAGAAGGCAGATGCTGAATCTGTCCCCCTGCCTGATAACGTAGCTATCTATATCGCCGGCAAGATCAAATCGAATGTTCGCGAGCTTGAGGGGTCGCTCGTTCGTTTAATCGCGTATGCATCGCTCACTGGACACGAGATTTCCGTGCCGCTGGCCCAAGACGTTTTGAGAAATGTTTTAGCGCACGGCGACCGAGCTGTCACAATTGAAATCATCCAAAAGGCTGTCGCTGACTACTATAAGCTCAGGTTGGCCGAATTAAAATCTCGGAACAGTTCAAAGTCGATTTCTGGACCAAGACAAATTGCAATGTATTTATGTAAATCTCTAACCAGTGCTTCGTTGCCGGAAATTGGCCGGAGTTTTGGTGGAAAACACCACTCGACCGTAATTCATTCAATTAAAAAAGTTGAAGCACAGCGTAAGCACGATGGGGATTTCAACATGGTTATCAACAACCTTATAGAATCCTTGAAGTAG